The sequence CAGGCCGGGGTCGGCCATGATCAGTGCGTCGGGCTTCATCGCGATGATGGGCTCGATGTCGCGCAGATAGGTGCGGATCTTGTCGTTGTGCGCAATGACGTTGCTGGTCAGAAAGAACTTCTTGCCACGCTGGTGCGCCTCTTGAATGCCCTGGGCGATCTGCTCCAGGCGGAACTCGTTGTTGCGCGCGCGCAGGGAGTAGCGCGGCTGGCCGGCGTAGACGGCATCGGCGCCAAAGTCATAGGCAGCGCGCATCTTGTCGAGCGAGCCGGCCGGCAGCAGCAGTTCGGGGGCTTTGAGGGTCATGATGGGGCGTATTGTCCTAGAACTTGGATGACCCCCTGAGCGGCGATGCCGCTTCCCCCTGGAAGGGGGACGACAGCCTCGCTGCGGGGCGGCCCTTGCTCGCTGTCCCTGGCTTGGGCGGCGTCAGTTTTATAGGGTGTGAGCGGTACTGAACAGGTAGCAGTTCATGGTACCCCCATGGGCACTTTGGGGATGGGTTCGTACATGGCTTTCCGGGCCCGTATGTCTGGGGCGCAGGCCATGGACGCTTAGGCAGCTTGGGCCTGTTCCTGCAGGTGTTCCAGCAGCAGCTGGGCATGGGCCGGCAACTGCACACCGGGCCGGGTACACAGCAGCAACTGGCGCTGGGCCCAGGCGTCCTGCAGGGCGACGGCACGGGCGCCGCTGCGGCTGGCATGGCGGCGGGCTGCGGATGCTGGCAGCACGGCCACGCCGGTGCCCTGGCCCACCAGCTGGCAAATGCTGTCGAACTGCTGCAGCTGCACCCGCCAGCGCAGCGGCCGGCCTAGGAGCGTGGCCTGCTTCTGCACCAGGGCCTGTAGGGCCGAGCCGCGTGGCAGCCCAATCCAGTCCTCTGTGAGCAGCTCCGAAAGCCGCAGCGATACGCGCCGCGTCAGCGCGTGGCCGGCCGGCAGCACCACTACCAGCGGATCGGGGCGCCAGGGCCTGGCATCCAGGCCGCTGGCATCCACGGCATCGCAGGCAATGCCCATGTCGCACAGGCCTTGGCGCAGACCATCCATGACGGCCTCGCTGCGATGCTCCTGCAGCTCCAGGGCCACGCGGGGCTGGGCCTGCAAAAAGCCGGCCACGGCCAGTGGCAGGTGTTCGGCCACGGCCGAGGTGTTGCCGCGTACCCGCACCTGGCCGGCCAGGCCATTGCCGAAGTCGGCCAGATCGCCACGCAGCTGCTCCATCTGCTGCAGCACCTGGCGCGCATGCAGGCCCAGGGAGTGGCCGGCCGCCGTGGGGCGCACGCCACGCGCGCCGCGCTCCAGCAGCGGAGCGCCCAGCTGGGCCTCCATGCCCCGCACGCGCTCGCTGGCCGAGGCGAGGGTCATATGTGACAGGCCTGCCGCGGCCGTGAGCGTGCCGCTGTCCAGGATATGGACAAACAGTTGCAAATCGGTGAGGTCAAAGCGCATGGCGGGTTTTCCAGGGCATTGGGGTCAGGGAGTGGCTCAGGTATAGCCTGAGTCTGGCTGCAGCAATTCCACATTGTGCATCTATGGCCATACACAGAAGAATAAGGCATTGCGTGATTGAATTTAGGAGTGCTGCAGATGGGAAAGGTTCAGTTTGAAACGAAGGCTTACAGTGATGCTGTTCGGCGATGGCCGCCAGCATGTGGAGCGCAGGCATGAGCGCCGATTTCCCCGCGCTGGCGTGGCCGCTGCTGGCGGCGGCCGCGGTGTTTGCCCTGGCCGGCGTGGTCAAGGGCGTGGTCGGTCTGGGCCTGCCCACGGTGTCCATGGCGCTGCTGGCGCTGTTCATGTCCACGGGCCAGGCTGCGGCCTGGTTGTTGCTGCCCTCTTTGGTGACGAATCTGCTGCAGATGCGGCCCATGGGGCAGCTGGGGCCGGTGTGGCGCCTGCTGTGGCCCATGCAGCTGGGCGTGGTGGCCGGCACCTTGGGTGGGGTTTGGTATTGGGGGCCACTGGGTGAGATGGCCGCTGCCCGCCAACTGCTGGGGGCAGCGTTGCTGGTCTATGCCTTGTGGGGCTTATGGGGCCGCAGCATCACCATCGCGGCCCGCCACCAGCGCTGGCTGGGGGGCGTGGTGGGCTTGGTGACGGGAGCCATCACCGCCTTGACCGGGGTGTTTGTGATGCCGGGCGTGCCCTATCTGCAGGCCTTGCAGCTGCCGCGCGCTGCGCTGATGCAGGCCATGGGCCTGAACTTCACGGTCTCCACCTTGGCGCTGGGCCTGGGGTTGAGCGGGCTGGCCGGTGGCAGTGCGCAGCTGGATGCCACGGCGCTGTGGGCCTCTGCCGCCATGCTGCCGCCGGTGCTGCTGGGCATGCGCTGGGGAGAGCGGCTGCGCAGCAGCCTGTCTGCAGCCATGTTCAAGCGGGTGCTGATGCTGAGCTTGTTGGGGCTGGGGGCTTATATGTTGATGCCCTGACAGCTGATTTTCACGCTCGAATGAAGCTGCAACGCAGAAGGTCGATTCCGAGGCTGGGGCGAATTCCTGGCCTCGGAACATCACTTCGCTATGGCTTTCTATAGCCGCGTCAATCCTGCGGCCGGAACCCAATCACCAGAGTGGAGGGTACGCGGCCATCCACATCCTTGGGCAGGTTTTCGGTCTTGTGCAGGGCGCGCACCACGGCGTCGTCCCAGGCCTTGTTGCCGCTGGACTTGGTCAGGCGCACGCTGGTGATGTCGCCGCCGGGGGCGGTGCGCACTTCCACCTCGGCGCGTGGGTTGCCGCTGATGGCGTCGGGGTAGACGATGTTGGGCTTGACCTTGGCCGCCACCTTGGCACCGTAGCCGGCCGAGGGGCCGCTGCCGCCGCCGGCACCCGTGCCAGCCCCTGCGCCACTGCCCCCGCCCTTGCCGGCATTGGGGCCGCTGCTGCGCTCGGCCGAGCCATTGCCGCCGGAACCGGCAAGACCGGCCATGCGGCGCAGATTGTCCTGGCGCATTTTTTCCGCAGCGGCGGCGTCCTTGGCGGCTTGCTCTTTTTTCTTCTTCTCGTCTGCGGCTTTTTTCTGGGCGTCGGCCTTGTCCTGTTTGGCCTGTTCGGCCTTGTCGGCTTTTTCCTTTTCCAGGCGTTCCTTGCGCTCTTGCTCGGCCTTTTCCTTTTTCTCCTTGTCCTTCAGGAGCTTTTCTTTTTCGGCCTTCTCCGCTTTCTCGGCTTTTTCTTTTTCCAGGCGGTCCTTGCGCTCCTGCTCCAGCTTTTCTTTTTTCTCTTTTTCCTTTTGCTGCTTGGCCTGTTCCGCCTTCTCGGCCTTTTCCTTGGCCAGGCGTTCTTCCAGCTCGTGCTTGGCCTTCAGGTCCTGCTGGCGCTTTTTCTCCAGCGCCAGCTCGGCCTCATGGGCTTGTTGGGCGGCTTGCAGCTGCTGGGGCGTGGGCTGGGGTGGTGTCACCACGGGCTCGGGTTCTGGCGGGGGCTTGATGGGCTCCGGTTCGGGTTCGGGCTGGGGAGGGGGCGTGGGTGCCTGCGGGGCCGCCTGGGTGGGCATTTCGGACCACAGCTCGGCCTCCACGGCGGCCTCGTCCACGGCCTTGGGCGGGTGCACCGTCCACAGCAGCGCCACGAGCAGCAGAATATGCGCCGCCAGCGCCATCAGCCAGGCACGCAGGTACTTGGAGCGGGGAGGCGGGGCAAACAGGTCGTGGTCGTGGCGGGAGGACATGGAATCGGGGTGCGGTGCTAAAGGTTGCGGGCCATGGGGCTAGGCGGTGTGGGCCCGAGGGTCACTTGCCGGCGGCGGACTTCACGCCCAGGGCCACGCGCTTGACGCCGGCTTTCTGGAGTTCGCCCATGGCGTTGACCACGGTTTCATAGGTCAGGGTCTTGTCGGCCTGGATCATGACGGCGCTGTCTTCGGGCTGGTCGGCCTGCCAGCTGGCGGCGGCGGCGCCCAGCTCGGGCAGGCTCAGGCTCTGCTCGCCGTTGGGCGTTTTCAGGCGCACCGTGCCGTCCTTGTCGATCAGCACATGGGCCACATGTTGCACCGCGGGCTTGCTGGACTTGCCGGCGCTGGGCACGTTGATGGAGCCCGGCGTGAGCATGGGGGCCGTGACCATGAAGATGATCAGCAGCACCAGCATCACGTCGATGAAGGGCACCATATTGATTTCGTTGACGGTGCGGCGGCCTTTGCCGCGGGAGCGCATTGCGGACATGGGGTGGCGCTCCTGCTCAATGGCCGGACGCGGTGCTGCTGCCCACGCCGCTCACATTGCGCTGCAGGATGTTGGAGAACTCTTCGATGAAGGTTTCCTGCTGGCTGGCGATGCGGTCGATCTTGTGGGCGTAGCGGTTGTAGGCCGTCACGGCGGGAATGGCGGCGAACAGGCCCATGGCCGTGGCCACCAGGGCTTCGGCAATGCCGGGGGCCACGGTGGCCAGGGTGATCTGCTCCATATTGGCAAAGCCGGTGAAGGCGTGCATCACACCCCACACGGTGCCGAACAGACCCACATAGGGCGAGACCGAGGCCACGGTGCCCAGAAAGGGCAGGCCGGATTCGATCTCATCCATCTCGCGCTGGAAGCTGGCGCGCATGGCGCGGCGTGTGCCGTCCATCAAGGTGTCGGCATTGGTGATGCGGCGCTCACGCAGCTTTTGGTATTCGCGCATGCCGCTGGCAAAAACGCGCTCCATGGGGCCGCCGGTCTTGGCGTTGCGTGTGGCGCTGATGTACAGGTCGTTGAGGCTGGTGCCGGACCAAAAGTCTTGCTCGAAGCCCTCGTTCTGCGCGCGCACCTTGTTGAGCGTCTGCATCTTGCGAAAGATCATGGCCCAGCTGGCCACGGAGGCCGCCACCAGGATCAGCATGACGAGTTGGACCACCCAGCTGGCTTGCAGCACCAGGTGGAGGATGGACATGTCTTGGTTGTTCATGAAAGTTGTTCCAGGATGCTGGCGGGGATGCGGGCGGGGCGCATGCTGGTGGCATCGACCCAGCCAATGCGGATGCGGCCTTCACTTAACAGTTGGGGCTGGTCATCGGATGACACCGCGTGTTGTAACAAAGCTTGTTGGCTCAGAGTGATGGAGGCGCGGCCGGCCGACTCCAGCTGGGCCGTGACCCAGAGCTGGTCGTCCAGCCGTGCCGGGGCAGCATAGTGCACCGAGGCATGGGTTACGACAAAGATGCCGCCGGTTTGTTCCCGCAGTTTTTGCTGCTCAATGCCCAGGGCGCGCAGCCATTCGGTGCGCGCACGCTCATAAAAATGCAGCATCTTGCTGGGGTGGACCAGGCCGCGGCCGTCGGTGTCCTCCCAGTAGATGCGCAGGGGGAAGCGAAAGACGGGAGATTGCATTGCCTGCATCAGCCCAGCAGCTTTTCCATGCGGGCCACGGCTTCTTGCAGCTGGGCCATGGAGTTGGCGGTGGAAAAGCGGATGTGGCGTGCGGTGTCTGCCGTACCAAAGTCACGGCCGGGTGTGGCCGCGATATGGGCTTGCTGCAAGAGCGCGTGGGCAAAGTCCCAGCTGCAGTTGCTGCCCGCCGCCACGCCCAGCTTGTGGGCCACGGGGGCGCAGTCGGCCCAGGCGTAGAAAGCGCCGTCGGGCATGACGGGCACGGACAGACCCAGGCGATTGAGCTCGGGCAGAAAGTAGTCGCGCCTGGCCTTGAATTCGGCGCGGCGGCGTTCGAACTCGGCAATGCTCTCGGGGGCAAAACAGGCCAGGGCCGCATGCTGGGAGATGGTGGAGGCGCAGATGAACAGGTTTTGCGCCAGACGCTCCACCACGGGCACCATGGCATCGGGCACCACCATCCAGCCCAGGCGCCAGCCTGTCATATTGAAGTATTTGCTGAAGCTGTTGATGCTGATGATGCTGTCATCCATCGCCAGCGCGGTCTGGCCGAAGGCGTCGTCATAGGACAGGCCCAGGTAGATTTCATCGACGATGGTGATGCCGTTCCTGGCCTTGACCACCTCGTGGATGCGGCGCAGCTCGGCCGGGTCAATCGAGGTGCCCGTGGGATTGGAGGGCGATGCCAGCAGCACGCCACGGGTCTTGTCGCCCCAATGGGCTTGTACCTGGTCCGCGCTGAGCTGAAAGCGATCGGCAGCGCCGGACGGAATCAGCTTGGCCACGCCCTCGGCCGCACTGACAAAGTGGCGGTTGCAGGGGTAGCTGGGGTCGGGCATCAGGATTTCATCGCCGGCCTCGATCAGGGCCAGGCAGGCCAGCTGCAGCGCGGCGCTGGCACCGGCCGTGACCACGATGCGGCGGGCCGGCACCGCCACGCCAAAGCGGCTGGCATACCAGCCACTGATGGCTTCGCGCAGCGGCTCCAGGCCCAGGGCATTGGTGTATTGCGTGGCCCCGCTGGCGATGGCGCGGGCGGCGGCTTCTTGCACCAGCGGCGGCGCGGTGAAATCGGGCTCGCCAATGTTCAGAAAGATGACGGGCCGGTCGGTGTGGGCCACTTCGCGGGCCATGGCCTGGGCGGCCTTGGCCACCTCCATCACGTAAAACGGTTCGATGCGTTGCGCGCGCGTGGAAAACTGCATGGGCTCTTCAAAGAGCGGCGGGGCCGCAGGAGAACAAGAAAAAAGGCAGCGTTCCGGGGAAGGCTGCCTGGGAGGCGGGGCTCAGTCCTGTGCAGGCTTGCCGGCCTTGTCGGCGGCCACTTCCTGCGGGCGCAAGGTGGGAGCCAGGGCGTGGAGCACACCGTTGACATATTTGTGGCCGTCGGTGCCGCCGAATTCCTTGGTCAGCTCGATGCTCTCGTTGAGCACCACGCGCCAGGGCACATCGGGGCAATGCAGGAACTCGTAGACGCCAATCCACATGCAGGCGTGCTCGATGGGCGAGAGCTCTTCCAGGCGGCGGTCCAGCTGGGGGGCGATCAAGGCGTTCAGGTCTTCGGCCGTGTCGATGCAGCCATGCAGCAGCGCGTCGTAATGGGCCGCGTCGCATTTGTGAAAGCCGGCCAGATCGCGCGTGAACATATCGATGGCCGTGGCGTCGTTGCCGCCCACCAGATGCTGGTAGAGCGCCTGCAGCGCGAATTCACGCGAGCGGCTGCGGGTGGACTTGGAAGAGGCCTTGCGCACGCCGGTGCTGGTCAGGCCTTTGCGGTTCTGACGGGGGCGGCCTGGGGTCGGGGTGGATTGGTTGTCGTCGCTCATGGCTTATTTCAAGGTGCGGAGCAGGCAGGCCATTTCGACGGCTACGCGGGCAGCGTCGGCGCCTTTTTCGGTCTGGCGGGCAATCGCCTGCTCCAGGTTCTCGGTGGTGATGATTGCGTTGGCAATCGGCAGTTGGTGGTCCAGGCTCAGGCGGGTCACGCCGGCCCCCGATTCATTGGCCACCAGCTCGAAGTGGTAGGTTTCGCCGCGGATGATGCAGCCCAGTGCCACCAGGGCGTCGTAGCGGCCGCTGCGGGCCAGGGCCTGCAGGGCCACGGGCACTTCCAGGGCGCCGGGCACCAGCACATGGTCTATGGACTCGGTCGCCACGCCCAGCTCCAGCAGGGTCTGGGTGCAGGCCTGGTTCAGGGCGTTGGTGATGCTTTCGTTCCAGCGTGCCTGGACGATGCCAATGCGCAGTCCCTGGCCGTTCAGTTCGGTGGCATGGCCTTTTTCAGCGTGCAGCATGGGGCTTTATTCCTTGG comes from Comamonas sp. GB3 AK4-5 and encodes:
- a CDS encoding LysR family transcriptional regulator, coding for MRFDLTDLQLFVHILDSGTLTAAAGLSHMTLASASERVRGMEAQLGAPLLERGARGVRPTAAGHSLGLHARQVLQQMEQLRGDLADFGNGLAGQVRVRGNTSAVAEHLPLAVAGFLQAQPRVALELQEHRSEAVMDGLRQGLCDMGIACDAVDASGLDARPWRPDPLVVVLPAGHALTRRVSLRLSELLTEDWIGLPRGSALQALVQKQATLLGRPLRWRVQLQQFDSICQLVGQGTGVAVLPASAARRHASRSGARAVALQDAWAQRQLLLCTRPGVQLPAHAQLLLEHLQEQAQAA
- a CDS encoding sulfite exporter TauE/SafE family protein, translated to MSADFPALAWPLLAAAAVFALAGVVKGVVGLGLPTVSMALLALFMSTGQAAAWLLLPSLVTNLLQMRPMGQLGPVWRLLWPMQLGVVAGTLGGVWYWGPLGEMAAARQLLGAALLVYALWGLWGRSITIAARHQRWLGGVVGLVTGAITALTGVFVMPGVPYLQALQLPRAALMQAMGLNFTVSTLALGLGLSGLAGGSAQLDATALWASAAMLPPVLLGMRWGERLRSSLSAAMFKRVLMLSLLGLGAYMLMP
- the tolA gene encoding cell envelope integrity protein TolA, translated to MSSRHDHDLFAPPPRSKYLRAWLMALAAHILLLVALLWTVHPPKAVDEAAVEAELWSEMPTQAAPQAPTPPPQPEPEPEPIKPPPEPEPVVTPPQPTPQQLQAAQQAHEAELALEKKRQQDLKAKHELEERLAKEKAEKAEQAKQQKEKEKKEKLEQERKDRLEKEKAEKAEKAEKEKLLKDKEKKEKAEQERKERLEKEKADKAEQAKQDKADAQKKAADEKKKKEQAAKDAAAAEKMRQDNLRRMAGLAGSGGNGSAERSSGPNAGKGGGSGAGAGTGAGGGSGPSAGYGAKVAAKVKPNIVYPDAISGNPRAEVEVRTAPGGDITSVRLTKSSGNKAWDDAVVRALHKTENLPKDVDGRVPSTLVIGFRPQD
- a CDS encoding ExbD/TolR family protein, whose amino-acid sequence is MSAMRSRGKGRRTVNEINMVPFIDVMLVLLIIFMVTAPMLTPGSINVPSAGKSSKPAVQHVAHVLIDKDGTVRLKTPNGEQSLSLPELGAAAASWQADQPEDSAVMIQADKTLTYETVVNAMGELQKAGVKRVALGVKSAAGK
- the tolQ gene encoding protein TolQ, which produces MNNQDMSILHLVLQASWVVQLVMLILVAASVASWAMIFRKMQTLNKVRAQNEGFEQDFWSGTSLNDLYISATRNAKTGGPMERVFASGMREYQKLRERRITNADTLMDGTRRAMRASFQREMDEIESGLPFLGTVASVSPYVGLFGTVWGVMHAFTGFANMEQITLATVAPGIAEALVATAMGLFAAIPAVTAYNRYAHKIDRIASQQETFIEEFSNILQRNVSGVGSSTASGH
- a CDS encoding YbgC/FadM family acyl-CoA thioesterase; translation: MQSPVFRFPLRIYWEDTDGRGLVHPSKMLHFYERARTEWLRALGIEQQKLREQTGGIFVVTHASVHYAAPARLDDQLWVTAQLESAGRASITLSQQALLQHAVSSDDQPQLLSEGRIRIGWVDATSMRPARIPASILEQLS
- a CDS encoding pyridoxal phosphate-dependent aminotransferase, which gives rise to MQFSTRAQRIEPFYVMEVAKAAQAMAREVAHTDRPVIFLNIGEPDFTAPPLVQEAAARAIASGATQYTNALGLEPLREAISGWYASRFGVAVPARRIVVTAGASAALQLACLALIEAGDEILMPDPSYPCNRHFVSAAEGVAKLIPSGAADRFQLSADQVQAHWGDKTRGVLLASPSNPTGTSIDPAELRRIHEVVKARNGITIVDEIYLGLSYDDAFGQTALAMDDSIISINSFSKYFNMTGWRLGWMVVPDAMVPVVERLAQNLFICASTISQHAALACFAPESIAEFERRRAEFKARRDYFLPELNRLGLSVPVMPDGAFYAWADCAPVAHKLGVAAGSNCSWDFAHALLQQAHIAATPGRDFGTADTARHIRFSTANSMAQLQEAVARMEKLLG
- the nusB gene encoding transcription antitermination factor NusB; amino-acid sequence: MSDDNQSTPTPGRPRQNRKGLTSTGVRKASSKSTRSRSREFALQALYQHLVGGNDATAIDMFTRDLAGFHKCDAAHYDALLHGCIDTAEDLNALIAPQLDRRLEELSPIEHACMWIGVYEFLHCPDVPWRVVLNESIELTKEFGGTDGHKYVNGVLHALAPTLRPQEVAADKAGKPAQD
- the ribH gene encoding 6,7-dimethyl-8-ribityllumazine synthase, with translation MLHAEKGHATELNGQGLRIGIVQARWNESITNALNQACTQTLLELGVATESIDHVLVPGALEVPVALQALARSGRYDALVALGCIIRGETYHFELVANESGAGVTRLSLDHQLPIANAIITTENLEQAIARQTEKGADAARVAVEMACLLRTLK